A window of Mucilaginibacter paludis DSM 18603 contains these coding sequences:
- a CDS encoding TPM domain-containing protein, with product MQNLKSLALIVAWVALFSCKQAPPAGQDFLSSIPDPKTLNETYVSNPDNLLAEATVADLNTKLRKLDQSGLAHIDVVFANSIGKRVPKDAVHALFNRWKIGNKEKNNGLLILMVKDQHRIEFETGYGIEGVMPDLICYQIQQEEMIPLAKAGDFDRAVQNGVDAVIRRLETEGKGTSLPADTTSPITTPPDTQTAAVVADKVLSDPYPVVESPGTPSTATGIAIENQPGRIGGWISLVILVIYAIITSVVAKGMYPNRRITFFNPVFWFLLIVPVAGIIMLNLHFPVSWLEIREIILLYLFLDIYIQLHYRILSWRFSRSLAGKTNHEQYQKWQETHAGMDWARLVFPYPYLKSHWKTYQQRQQILRDTPVVCETCKKEMVRLSEDQDDAYLSNGQRTEEQVGSVDYDVWTCKDCNEKMVLDYRNLKSEAKECPQCHFKTLLFKLRKITQQATTSNGGKGYVLSVCKNCDFHEKTPFTIARISTSSGSSSSSSSSSSSSSSGSSSGGSSGGGGAGSSW from the coding sequence ATGCAAAACCTAAAATCCCTTGCTCTCATCGTCGCCTGGGTGGCGCTATTCAGTTGTAAACAGGCCCCTCCGGCGGGGCAGGATTTTCTTAGTTCCATTCCCGATCCAAAAACACTAAACGAAACTTATGTAAGCAATCCGGACAACCTGCTTGCTGAGGCAACGGTTGCTGACTTGAACACCAAGTTAAGAAAACTGGATCAATCGGGCTTGGCGCATATCGACGTGGTGTTTGCCAATAGCATCGGCAAACGTGTACCCAAAGATGCGGTACACGCGCTTTTCAATCGATGGAAGATAGGTAATAAAGAAAAAAACAACGGATTACTGATACTGATGGTGAAGGATCAGCATAGAATAGAATTTGAAACAGGATATGGAATTGAAGGCGTAATGCCTGATTTAATATGCTACCAGATACAGCAGGAGGAGATGATTCCGCTCGCAAAGGCGGGTGATTTCGACCGGGCCGTGCAAAATGGGGTTGATGCGGTAATTCGTCGTTTGGAAACTGAAGGTAAGGGTACATCATTACCTGCGGATACAACATCTCCAATTACTACACCCCCCGATACCCAAACGGCAGCAGTAGTTGCTGATAAAGTTCTTAGCGATCCTTATCCTGTAGTTGAATCTCCAGGCACCCCATCCACAGCAACCGGAATCGCAATCGAAAATCAACCAGGACGTATAGGAGGATGGATAAGCCTGGTTATTTTAGTTATATACGCTATAATAACATCTGTAGTTGCTAAAGGTATGTATCCAAATCGCCGGATAACTTTTTTTAATCCCGTGTTTTGGTTCTTGTTGATTGTACCGGTAGCAGGTATCATTATGCTCAACCTGCACTTCCCGGTATCCTGGTTGGAGATCAGGGAGATTATACTGCTCTATCTATTTTTGGATATTTATATACAGCTGCATTACCGGATACTGAGTTGGCGGTTTTCAAGATCATTAGCAGGGAAAACTAATCATGAGCAATATCAAAAATGGCAGGAAACACACGCGGGGATGGATTGGGCTCGTTTAGTTTTTCCTTATCCTTATCTTAAATCTCACTGGAAAACTTACCAGCAACGGCAACAAATTTTGCGGGATACACCGGTTGTATGCGAAACCTGTAAAAAGGAGATGGTTCGTTTAAGTGAAGATCAGGATGACGCTTACCTATCCAATGGACAACGCACAGAAGAGCAAGTGGGCTCCGTAGATTACGATGTTTGGACTTGTAAAGACTGTAATGAAAAAATGGTTCTTGATTACAGGAATTTAAAGTCAGAGGCTAAAGAATGTCCTCAATGTCACTTTAAAACATTGCTATTCAAACTCCGTAAGATCACCCAGCAAGCCACAACCTCGAACGGAGGAAAAGGTTATGTTCTTTCTGTTTGTAAAAATTGCGACTTTCATGAAAAAACGCCTTTCACCATTGCCAGGATTTCAACATCCTCGGGCAGTTCTTCATCTTCGTCAAGCAGCAGTTCATCATCTTCGTCTGGTAGTAGTAGCGGCGGATCATCCGGTGGTGGTGGCGCTGGCAGCAGCTGGTAA
- a CDS encoding carbonic anhydrase family protein — translation MRTHSKETQSNLTPATALQILKEGNQRFVNNLKANRNLLQQVNETSAGQFPFATILSCIDSRTSAELIFDQGLGDVFSIRIAGNILNEDILGSMEFATKIVGTKVIVILGHTKCGAIAGACNHVELGNLTTLLNKIQPAIANEKTITENRTGTNSEFVNKVTDIHVGLTIDRVRRESPIVAELEQQGSITIVGGMYDVETGLVTFFE, via the coding sequence ATGCGTACACATTCAAAAGAAACCCAAAGTAACTTAACACCGGCAACGGCTCTGCAGATCTTAAAAGAAGGGAATCAAAGATTTGTAAATAATTTAAAAGCTAACCGTAATCTTTTACAACAGGTAAACGAAACTTCGGCAGGCCAATTCCCTTTTGCTACTATTTTAAGCTGCATAGACAGCCGCACTTCCGCAGAACTTATATTTGACCAGGGCCTTGGCGATGTATTCAGCATCCGCATTGCCGGCAATATATTAAACGAGGACATTTTAGGCAGTATGGAGTTTGCCACAAAAATAGTTGGAACAAAGGTTATTGTGATATTAGGGCACACCAAATGCGGAGCCATAGCAGGTGCCTGCAACCATGTAGAATTAGGCAACCTGACTACGCTGCTCAACAAAATTCAACCTGCAATTGCTAACGAAAAAACAATTACCGAAAACCGTACCGGCACCAACAGCGAGTTTGTTAATAAAGTTACCGATATACATGTTGGCTTAACCATTGACAGGGTAAGACGCGAAAGCCCTATCGTAGCAGAATTGGAGCAGCAGGGAAGCATAACCATCGTAGGTGGTATGTACGATGTGGAAACCGGGCTTGTTACCTTTTTTGAGTAA
- a CDS encoding bestrophin family protein — MLLKKRIPAFYIIKKIRLEVLYVLITGLLVNYLTAKYKNLIPEMPIAIPAFIGTAISVILSFKINQSYDRWWEARKVWGSIVNESRSFVLQLQSFVSAQKQSEIKEIAYRHIAWCFSLGQSLRGLDATKDLDKYISQADLDKIKKHNNKPLALLQLNTLQIADLKNSGGLEVFTLVQINTTLVNFSNAMGMAERIKSTVFPQTYRLFLHFFIYIFVVTLAIALIDIDSFFEIPLLLVISSAFFLLEKSATHLQDPFDNRPTDTAMTTIATNIEINIKQLLGETEVPEPLQPQSFYSL; from the coding sequence ATGTTACTCAAAAAAAGAATCCCGGCTTTTTATATAATTAAAAAAATAAGGTTAGAGGTTTTATATGTGTTGATTACAGGGCTATTGGTTAACTATTTAACCGCTAAGTACAAAAACCTGATCCCCGAAATGCCCATAGCTATTCCGGCATTCATTGGTACAGCTATTTCGGTCATTCTATCTTTTAAAATCAACCAGTCGTACGACAGATGGTGGGAAGCCAGGAAAGTTTGGGGGAGCATAGTTAACGAAAGCCGGAGTTTTGTGCTTCAGCTACAATCGTTTGTTTCAGCGCAAAAACAAAGCGAAATTAAAGAAATAGCCTACAGGCACATTGCCTGGTGTTTCAGTTTAGGGCAAAGCCTGCGCGGATTAGATGCAACAAAAGATTTGGATAAATATATTTCACAAGCAGACCTGGATAAAATTAAAAAGCATAATAATAAGCCTTTGGCGCTATTGCAATTAAATACCCTGCAAATAGCTGATTTAAAAAACAGCGGAGGTTTGGAAGTTTTTACCCTTGTTCAAATCAACACTACCTTAGTTAACTTCTCCAATGCGATGGGCATGGCCGAACGCATTAAAAGCACCGTGTTCCCGCAAACCTATCGCTTATTTCTGCATTTTTTCATTTACATTTTTGTGGTTACACTTGCCATCGCGCTGATTGATATTGATAGTTTTTTTGAGATCCCGTTATTACTGGTGATCTCGTCGGCTTTTTTCCTGTTAGAAAAATCCGCCACCCACCTGCAAGATCCTTTTGACAATCGCCCTACGGATACCGCGATGACCACCATTGCTACCAACATTGAAATCAACATTAAACAGCTATTAGGCGAAACAGAAGTGCCGGAACCCCTGCAACCACAAAGTTTTTATTCACTATAA
- a CDS encoding TetR/AcrR family transcriptional regulator, translating into MEFQVKFAINEKIFLRNPESSEVGKLMVKKAIDLVYELGFEHFTFKKLAIEINSTEATIYRYFENKHRLLLYILNWYWCYMEFLVTFKLQNVTDKKEQLKIIVHLLTHELAESANRFDYNKKYLNQIVISESSKAYLVKDVAAINKDEVFKPYKDLCVKIAEVISAYNPDYKFPRSLSTTLIETSHHQQFFSVNLPKLTDICSENMLDFAFQFIQDLLFQVLG; encoded by the coding sequence ATGGAATTTCAGGTTAAGTTTGCGATCAACGAAAAGATATTTTTACGCAATCCCGAAAGTAGTGAGGTAGGTAAGCTGATGGTAAAAAAGGCGATAGACCTGGTATACGAACTGGGTTTTGAACACTTTACCTTTAAAAAGTTAGCCATAGAAATAAACTCTACTGAAGCTACCATATACCGTTATTTTGAAAATAAGCACCGGTTATTACTTTATATATTGAACTGGTATTGGTGCTACATGGAATTTTTAGTAACGTTTAAATTACAGAACGTTACAGACAAAAAAGAACAGTTAAAGATTATTGTACATTTATTAACCCATGAGCTTGCCGAGAGCGCTAACAGGTTTGATTATAACAAAAAGTATCTCAACCAGATTGTAATATCCGAAAGTAGTAAGGCATACCTGGTGAAGGATGTGGCGGCCATCAATAAAGATGAAGTTTTTAAACCCTATAAAGATCTCTGTGTTAAAATTGCCGAAGTGATATCCGCCTACAATCCGGATTACAAATTCCCCCGATCACTGAGTACCACACTGATTGAAACATCTCATCATCAGCAATTTTTTAGCGTTAATCTTCCTAAACTAACCGATATATGTTCTGAAAATATGCTGGATTTTGCCTTTCAGTTTATACAGGATCTATTGTTCCAGGTATTAGGTTAA